Proteins from one Sphingopyxis terrae subsp. terrae NBRC 15098 genomic window:
- a CDS encoding YqaA family protein, with amino-acid sequence MIQRLYGWTMEKSAHPHAEYWLALVSFVEASFFPIPPHPMLGLMCLAEPKKAVRYALICTLASVAGGMLGYGIGFFLYESVGLWLLGVLHLTESFPAAACYLRDYGAEIILVKGATPIPFKLLTITAGFIHMNFVTFLWASLASRAFSFMLVGLLFRLFGAPIKAFIDRYLAWVAGGFIILVVGGFIAASALSGGGSKTADKCSHATLESMGLGRE; translated from the coding sequence ATGATCCAGCGCCTTTATGGTTGGACGATGGAGAAGTCGGCGCATCCGCACGCCGAATATTGGCTGGCGTTGGTGTCGTTCGTCGAGGCGAGCTTCTTTCCTATCCCGCCGCATCCGATGCTGGGGCTGATGTGCCTCGCCGAGCCCAAGAAGGCCGTGCGCTATGCGCTTATCTGCACGCTCGCCTCGGTCGCGGGCGGGATGCTGGGCTACGGGATTGGCTTCTTCCTGTACGAAAGCGTCGGACTGTGGCTGCTCGGCGTGCTCCATCTGACCGAGAGCTTTCCTGCCGCTGCCTGCTATCTGCGCGACTATGGCGCCGAGATCATCCTGGTGAAGGGGGCGACGCCGATTCCCTTCAAGCTGCTGACGATCACCGCCGGCTTCATCCACATGAACTTCGTCACCTTCCTGTGGGCAAGCCTCGCGAGCCGCGCCTTTTCCTTCATGCTGGTGGGCCTGTTGTTCCGCCTGTTCGGGGCGCCGATCAAGGCGTTCATCGACAGATATCTCGCCTGGGTCGCGGGCGGCTTCATCATCCTCGTTGTCGGTGGCTTCATCGCCGCGAGCGCGCTGTCGGGCGGCGGCAGCAAGACCGCCGACAAATGCAGCCATGCGACGCTGGAAAGCATGGGGCTGGGTCGGGAGTAA
- a CDS encoding VOC family protein yields the protein MTSPIKLGGVHHAAYRCKDAKETVEWYEAMLGMTYTTAFAEDHVPSTGEYDPYMHVFLDAGNGNILAFFELPNQPDMGRDENTPKWVQHLAFKVGSYDELVGAKAHLQANGVDVLGPTHHGIFKSIYFFDPNGHRVELACDIGTDEQYAELARVAPLMLEEWSRTKKAPRHADWLHQAANE from the coding sequence ATGACGAGTCCGATCAAATTGGGCGGCGTCCACCACGCCGCCTATCGCTGCAAGGACGCGAAGGAGACGGTCGAATGGTATGAGGCCATGCTCGGCATGACCTATACCACCGCCTTTGCCGAGGATCATGTGCCCTCAACCGGCGAATATGATCCGTACATGCACGTCTTTCTCGACGCGGGGAACGGCAATATCCTTGCATTTTTTGAGCTGCCGAACCAGCCCGACATGGGCCGCGACGAAAATACGCCCAAGTGGGTCCAGCACCTCGCCTTCAAGGTCGGCAGTTATGACGAGCTGGTCGGCGCCAAGGCGCATCTCCAAGCGAATGGCGTCGATGTGCTCGGTCCGACGCATCACGGCATCTTCAAGTCGATCTATTTCTTCGACCCCAATGGCCACCGCGTCGAACTGGCGTGCGACATCGGCACCGACGAACAATATGCCGAACTCGCGCGCGTCGCGCCGCTGATGCTCGAAGAATGGAGCCGGACGAAAAAGGCCCCGCGCCACGCCGACTGGCTGCATCAGGCCGCGAACGAGTAG
- a CDS encoding phytase, producing the protein MMSLRPRQLAASIGFAALLAGCAAQQGPAIHGLPPVAVTADGETAPVGTAKADAADDPAIWVDPADPGRALIIATDKKAGLHLYDLAGRDLAFLEGGRVNNVDVAGNIVVASDRNDGVNAHLAVFALDGAKPALTSLGRASAGPGEAYGLCLKRSAPGEPVTAALIIKDGTVRVGTLKLAEGAKPAFAVQWEHKIPTQSEGCVFDGDTLYVGEEDAGIWRLTPNASGVDAKLVAPVDNQRLVADVEGLATIDHKGQRYLIASSQGDSAYAVFRLPDMDYVGRFAISAGRYGATSETDGIEAVAGNFGAAYPGGLFLAQDGDNAPAAQNFKLVRWDRIAAALGLQ; encoded by the coding sequence ATGATGTCTTTGCGCCCGCGGCAGCTCGCCGCTTCGATCGGCTTTGCCGCCCTGCTCGCCGGATGCGCCGCGCAGCAGGGGCCGGCGATCCACGGCCTGCCGCCGGTCGCCGTCACCGCCGACGGCGAAACCGCCCCCGTCGGCACGGCGAAGGCCGACGCCGCCGACGATCCGGCGATCTGGGTCGATCCGGCCGATCCCGGCCGCGCGCTGATCATCGCGACCGACAAGAAGGCGGGGCTGCACCTTTATGACCTTGCCGGCCGCGACCTCGCCTTTCTGGAAGGCGGACGCGTCAACAATGTCGATGTCGCCGGCAATATCGTCGTCGCGAGCGACCGTAACGACGGTGTGAACGCGCATCTCGCGGTCTTCGCGCTCGACGGTGCCAAGCCCGCGCTGACCAGCCTCGGCCGCGCCTCGGCCGGCCCCGGCGAAGCCTATGGCCTCTGCCTCAAGCGCAGCGCGCCCGGCGAGCCGGTGACGGCAGCCCTCATTATCAAGGACGGCACGGTGCGCGTCGGCACGCTGAAGCTCGCCGAGGGGGCCAAACCCGCCTTCGCCGTGCAGTGGGAGCATAAGATACCGACCCAGTCCGAAGGCTGCGTCTTCGACGGCGACACGCTGTATGTCGGTGAGGAGGACGCTGGCATCTGGCGGCTGACGCCGAACGCGAGCGGCGTCGATGCGAAGCTCGTCGCGCCCGTCGACAACCAGCGGCTCGTCGCCGACGTCGAGGGGCTGGCGACGATCGACCACAAGGGGCAGCGCTATCTGATCGCATCGAGCCAGGGCGACAGCGCCTATGCGGTCTTCCGCCTGCCCGACATGGACTATGTCGGCCGCTTCGCCATTTCGGCGGGACGCTATGGCGCGACCAGCGAGACCGACGGCATCGAGGCGGTCGCGGGCAATTTCGGCGCGGCCTATCCCGGCGGCCTGTTCCTGGCGCAGGACGGCGACAATGCGCCCGCAGCGCAGAATTTCAAGCTGGTGCGCTGGGACCGGATCGCGGCGGCGCTGGGCCTGCAATAG
- a CDS encoding purple acid phosphatase family protein codes for MTTGARRRRNRWILPIALAAIGAIPAVAGASAAGGALPRSPGMPYAPRNLPDRIVLTPGSDPAREMAVAYRTDTAQAESQAQIAVSVDGPTLEEKARLVTGTAVRVDSSYGPALYHQLRFTGLTPDTVYAYRVKGAAGWSEWYQFRTAAAEAKPFRFLYLGDVQNGILTYASRVIRQAFHANGDIRLVLHAGDLVGQRDDLDHDDEWGEWNQAGGYNYAIVPQLPATGNHEYVDALAPDGSESRRLGPYWPAQFALPSNGADPVKATTYFVDYQGVRFIVLDGTSALDLGTVAAQTRWLDAALASSKANWNVVLFHQPVFTCARPDDTKEIKAAWKPVFDARKVDLVLQGHDHCYSRLTSEAGREASARARADGSVQGPVYLVSVTGSKMYALNDRTPWQPDKVAEATELYQIVDVEPRRLAFRTFTASGRLYDGFTLERRADGANILREIDEPTIAARRCSGPVGPDGGACVARGKRPGRLFGMTGEFR; via the coding sequence ATGACGACGGGAGCGCGGCGCCGCCGCAACCGCTGGATCCTGCCGATCGCGCTCGCCGCGATCGGCGCCATCCCCGCCGTGGCGGGGGCGTCCGCCGCCGGCGGCGCCCTGCCCCGTTCCCCCGGCATGCCCTATGCGCCGCGCAACCTGCCCGACCGCATAGTCCTCACGCCCGGCTCCGATCCGGCGCGCGAGATGGCGGTCGCCTATCGCACCGACACCGCACAGGCCGAGTCCCAGGCCCAGATCGCGGTGTCGGTCGACGGGCCGACGCTCGAGGAAAAGGCCCGGCTCGTGACCGGCACCGCGGTGCGGGTCGACAGCAGCTACGGGCCGGCGCTCTATCACCAGCTGCGCTTTACCGGGCTCACGCCCGACACCGTCTATGCCTACCGCGTGAAGGGCGCGGCGGGATGGAGCGAATGGTATCAGTTCCGTACCGCAGCAGCCGAAGCCAAACCCTTCCGCTTTCTGTATCTTGGCGATGTCCAGAACGGCATCCTGACCTATGCCAGCCGCGTCATCCGGCAGGCGTTCCACGCCAACGGCGACATTCGCCTCGTCCTCCATGCCGGCGATCTCGTCGGCCAGCGCGACGACCTCGACCATGACGACGAATGGGGCGAATGGAACCAGGCGGGCGGCTATAATTACGCGATTGTCCCGCAGCTGCCCGCGACCGGCAACCATGAATATGTCGACGCTCTCGCGCCTGACGGCAGCGAAAGCCGCCGGCTCGGTCCCTATTGGCCCGCGCAGTTCGCGTTGCCGTCGAACGGCGCCGATCCGGTCAAGGCGACGACCTATTTTGTCGATTATCAGGGCGTGCGCTTCATCGTCCTCGACGGCACTTCTGCCCTCGACCTCGGCACGGTGGCGGCGCAGACGCGCTGGCTCGATGCCGCGCTGGCATCGAGCAAGGCCAACTGGAATGTCGTGCTGTTCCACCAGCCCGTCTTCACCTGTGCCCGGCCCGACGACACCAAGGAAATCAAGGCGGCCTGGAAGCCGGTGTTCGACGCGCGCAAGGTCGATCTCGTCCTGCAGGGACACGACCATTGCTACAGCCGCCTGACGTCCGAAGCCGGTCGCGAGGCCAGCGCCAGGGCGCGCGCCGACGGCAGCGTGCAGGGGCCGGTCTATCTGGTCTCGGTCACCGGATCGAAGATGTACGCGCTCAACGACCGCACCCCATGGCAACCCGACAAGGTCGCCGAGGCGACCGAACTCTATCAGATCGTCGATGTCGAACCGCGGCGGCTTGCCTTCCGGACCTTCACCGCGTCGGGCCGCCTCTATGACGGTTTCACGCTCGAACGCCGCGCCGATGGCGCCAATATCCTGCGCGAAATCGATGAACCGACGATCGCGGCGCGGCGGTGCAGCGGCCCTGTCGGGCCCGACGGCGGCGCCTGCGTCGCGCGCGGCAAACGACCGGGCCGCTTGTTCGGCATGACAGGGGAATTTCGATGA
- a CDS encoding ABC-F family ATP-binding cassette domain-containing protein: protein MLTINNLTVRLGGRTILDRASASLPPKSRTGLIGRNGAGKSTLMKVMIGELEADDGGIEMPRKTRLGYIAQEAPSGSATPFETVLAADTERADLLERSEIESDPDRLADIHERLIAIDAYTAPARAARILIGLGFDEDMQGRPLDSFSGGWKMRVALAALLFSNPDLLLLDEPSNHLDLEATMWLESFLRAYPGQLVVISHERDLLNNVVDHILHLEGGKVTLYAGGYDAFERQRAERAAQLAAAKAAQDAQRAKLQDYIARNSARASTAKQAQSRAKQLARMQPIAAIADDPSLVFDFPSPGDELKPPLITLDLASVGYTPGAPVLRRLNLRIDPDDRIALLGRNGNGKTTLARLLAAQLKPEEGGMAVAGKMRVGYFTQYQVEELDGADTPLGHMTRVMAGKTPGAVRAQLGRFGFSGNRATTEVGKLSGGERARLALALITREAPHLLILDEPTNHLDVDAREALVQALNGFEGAVLIVSHDRHMLELSADRLVLVDDGTARDFDGSMDDYVAFILGKSPSGDDAKAAPAKPKDAKAARQEAAKAREAQAALRKTAKDHEARAAKLAQQVSAIDRAMFDPASAEPALAKLTMGDLAQRRGKLASELERVEAAWMSALEAIEEAA, encoded by the coding sequence ATGCTGACGATCAACAATCTGACCGTGCGACTGGGCGGCCGCACCATTCTTGACCGCGCGAGCGCCAGCCTGCCGCCGAAAAGCCGCACCGGGCTGATCGGTCGCAACGGTGCGGGCAAGTCGACGCTGATGAAAGTGATGATTGGCGAACTCGAAGCCGACGACGGCGGGATCGAAATGCCGCGCAAGACGCGTCTCGGCTATATCGCGCAGGAAGCGCCGAGCGGCAGCGCGACGCCGTTCGAAACCGTGCTCGCCGCCGATACCGAACGCGCCGACCTGCTCGAACGATCAGAGATCGAATCCGACCCCGACCGGCTCGCCGACATTCACGAGCGACTGATCGCGATCGACGCCTATACCGCGCCAGCGCGCGCCGCGCGCATCCTGATCGGTCTCGGCTTCGACGAGGATATGCAGGGGCGCCCGCTCGACAGCTTTTCGGGCGGGTGGAAAATGCGCGTCGCGCTTGCCGCGCTGCTCTTTTCGAACCCCGACCTGCTGCTGCTCGACGAACCGTCGAACCACCTCGACCTCGAAGCGACGATGTGGCTCGAAAGCTTCCTGCGCGCCTATCCGGGGCAACTTGTCGTGATCAGCCATGAACGCGACCTGCTCAATAATGTCGTCGACCATATTCTGCATCTGGAAGGCGGGAAGGTGACGCTCTACGCCGGCGGCTATGACGCGTTCGAGCGCCAGCGCGCCGAACGCGCGGCGCAGCTTGCGGCGGCGAAGGCGGCGCAGGACGCGCAGCGCGCCAAATTGCAGGACTATATCGCCCGCAACAGCGCGCGCGCCTCGACCGCGAAGCAGGCGCAGTCGCGCGCCAAGCAACTCGCCCGTATGCAGCCGATTGCGGCGATTGCCGACGATCCGAGCCTGGTGTTCGATTTCCCGAGCCCCGGCGACGAACTCAAGCCGCCGCTGATCACGCTCGACCTTGCCAGCGTCGGCTATACGCCCGGCGCGCCGGTGTTGCGCCGCCTGAACCTGCGTATCGATCCCGACGACCGCATCGCGCTGCTCGGCCGCAACGGCAACGGCAAGACGACGCTGGCGCGCCTGCTCGCGGCTCAGTTGAAGCCCGAAGAGGGCGGCATGGCGGTCGCCGGCAAGATGCGCGTCGGCTATTTCACCCAATATCAGGTCGAGGAACTCGACGGCGCCGATACCCCGCTCGGTCATATGACGCGCGTGATGGCGGGCAAGACCCCCGGCGCAGTGCGCGCGCAACTGGGACGCTTCGGCTTTTCGGGTAACAGGGCGACGACCGAGGTCGGCAAGCTGTCGGGCGGCGAGCGGGCGCGGCTCGCGCTCGCGCTGATCACGCGCGAGGCGCCGCACCTGTTGATCCTCGACGAACCGACCAACCACCTCGACGTCGATGCGCGCGAGGCGCTGGTGCAGGCGCTGAACGGCTTCGAGGGCGCGGTGCTGATCGTCAGCCACGACCGCCATATGCTCGAACTCTCGGCCGACCGGCTGGTCCTCGTTGATGACGGAACGGCGCGCGATTTCGACGGCAGCATGGACGATTATGTCGCGTTCATTCTCGGCAAGTCGCCGTCGGGCGACGATGCGAAGGCCGCGCCCGCGAAGCCGAAGGATGCAAAGGCGGCGCGGCAGGAAGCGGCAAAAGCCCGCGAAGCCCAGGCGGCATTACGCAAGACCGCCAAGGATCATGAGGCGCGCGCGGCCAAGCTCGCGCAGCAGGTCAGCGCGATTGACCGCGCAATGTTCGACCCCGCGAGCGCCGAGCCGGCGCTTGCCAAGCTGACGATGGGTGATCTCGCGCAGCGCCGCGGCAAGCTCGCATCCGAGCTGGAACGCGTCGAGGCGGCATGGATGAGCGCGCTCGAGGCGATTGAGGAAGCGGCGTAG
- the purH gene encoding bifunctional phosphoribosylaminoimidazolecarboxamide formyltransferase/IMP cyclohydrolase: protein MTDLVPVRRALLSVSDKAGLADLAAALVRHGVELVSTGGTAKALRDAGHDVLDVSDLTGFPEMMDGRVKTLHPTVHGGILAVRDDAAHVASMKAHGIGGIDLVVVNLYPFLQTVMSGADRDTIIENIDIGGPAMVRSSAKNHAFVGIVTEPEDYAAVIAEMDANGGATTLGLRKRLAATAFAHTATYDSMIAQWFAFADQGKLFPDTLPLTTRLSGELRYGENPHQKAALYLPVGPSARGVAQAEQVQGKELSYNNLNDADAALELVAEFRDADPTCVIVKHANPCGVATAATLTEAYDAALKCDDVSAFGGIIAVNRKLDGATAEAISSIFTEVVCAPDAEADARAVFAKKKNLRLLLTGDLPDPARGGLVMKAIAGGWLAQTRDNGRITRDDLKVVTDRAPTDEELADALFAWTVAKHVKSNAIVYANGGSTAGIGAGQMNRRDSARIAAIKAREAAESHGWASPRTVGSAVASDAFFPFADGLLAAVEAGATCVIQPGGSIRDDEVIAAANEAGLAMVFTGMRHFRH, encoded by the coding sequence ATGACCGATCTCGTTCCCGTCCGCCGCGCGCTCCTTTCCGTCAGCGACAAGGCGGGCCTCGCCGATCTTGCCGCGGCGCTCGTCCGCCATGGCGTCGAGCTGGTTTCGACCGGCGGCACCGCCAAGGCGCTGCGCGATGCGGGGCATGACGTGCTCGACGTCTCCGACCTCACCGGCTTTCCCGAGATGATGGACGGCCGCGTCAAGACGCTGCATCCGACGGTACACGGCGGCATCCTGGCGGTACGCGACGATGCCGCGCATGTCGCATCGATGAAGGCGCATGGCATCGGCGGCATCGACCTTGTCGTCGTCAACCTCTACCCTTTCCTTCAGACGGTGATGAGCGGCGCGGACCGCGATACGATCATCGAGAATATCGACATCGGCGGGCCCGCGATGGTGCGCTCGTCAGCGAAGAACCACGCCTTTGTCGGCATCGTCACCGAGCCCGAGGATTATGCGGCGGTAATCGCCGAGATGGACGCCAATGGCGGCGCGACGACGCTCGGCTTGCGCAAGCGGCTCGCCGCGACCGCCTTTGCACACACCGCCACCTATGACAGCATGATCGCGCAATGGTTCGCCTTTGCCGATCAGGGCAAGCTTTTCCCCGACACGCTGCCGCTCACGACCAGGCTGTCGGGCGAACTGCGCTATGGCGAAAATCCGCACCAGAAGGCGGCGCTCTACCTCCCCGTCGGTCCGTCGGCGCGCGGCGTCGCGCAGGCCGAGCAGGTGCAGGGCAAGGAGCTTAGCTACAATAATCTCAACGACGCCGACGCAGCGCTCGAACTTGTCGCCGAATTCCGCGACGCCGACCCGACCTGCGTCATCGTCAAGCACGCCAATCCCTGTGGGGTGGCCACCGCAGCCACGCTGACCGAGGCTTATGACGCCGCGCTGAAATGCGACGACGTCTCGGCCTTCGGCGGCATCATCGCGGTCAACCGCAAGCTCGACGGCGCGACGGCCGAGGCGATCAGCAGCATCTTCACCGAAGTTGTCTGCGCGCCCGATGCCGAAGCCGACGCGCGCGCGGTGTTCGCAAAGAAGAAGAACCTCCGCCTGCTGCTCACCGGCGACCTGCCCGACCCGGCGCGCGGCGGGCTGGTGATGAAGGCGATCGCCGGCGGCTGGCTGGCGCAGACGCGCGACAATGGCCGCATCACGCGCGATGACCTGAAAGTCGTGACCGACCGCGCGCCGACCGACGAGGAGCTGGCCGACGCGCTCTTCGCCTGGACCGTCGCCAAGCACGTGAAGTCGAACGCCATCGTCTATGCCAATGGCGGATCGACCGCTGGCATCGGCGCGGGACAGATGAACCGCCGCGACAGCGCGCGCATCGCCGCGATCAAGGCGCGTGAAGCGGCCGAGAGCCACGGCTGGGCGAGCCCGCGCACCGTCGGCAGTGCGGTCGCGAGCGACGCCTTCTTCCCCTTCGCCGACGGGCTGCTCGCCGCGGTCGAAGCAGGCGCCACCTGCGTCATCCAGCCGGGCGGCTCGATCCGCGACGACGAGGTGATCGCCGCGGCGAACGAAGCCGGCCTGGCGATGGTGTTCACGGGGATGCGGCATTTCCGGCACTGA
- the hppD gene encoding 4-hydroxyphenylpyruvate dioxygenase — protein MADLFDNPLGLDGFEFVEFSAPEKGMLEPVFERMGFTRIARHRSKDVALWRQGDINLIANYEPKSPAAYFAAEHGPSACGMGWRCRDAAKAYAEAIARGAEPVEVKTGPMELRLPAIRGIGGSIIYLIDRYGDGLNIYDIDFVYEDGVDRYPEGAGLKVIDHLTHNVYGGRMAHWAAFYERIAGFREIRYFDIKGEYTGLTSKAMTAPDGKIRIPLNEEGAGGGGQIEEYLRAYNGEGIQHIAFSCDDLYASWDKLKALGNPFAPSPPATYYEMLADRLPGHGEPVDDLKSRGILLDGSTTEGDPRLLLQIFGQTVIGPVFFEFIQRKKDEGFGEGNFTALFKSMELDQIRRGALNVEEPAE, from the coding sequence ATGGCCGACCTGTTCGACAATCCGCTGGGCCTCGACGGCTTCGAATTCGTCGAATTTTCGGCGCCCGAAAAGGGCATGCTCGAACCGGTGTTCGAGCGCATGGGTTTCACGCGCATCGCGCGGCACCGCTCGAAGGATGTGGCGCTTTGGCGGCAGGGCGACATCAACCTGATTGCCAATTACGAACCCAAATCGCCCGCGGCCTATTTCGCCGCCGAGCATGGCCCGTCGGCGTGCGGCATGGGCTGGCGTTGCCGCGACGCGGCGAAAGCCTATGCCGAGGCGATTGCGCGCGGGGCCGAGCCGGTCGAGGTCAAGACCGGCCCGATGGAACTGCGCCTGCCCGCGATCCGCGGCATCGGCGGCTCGATCATCTATCTGATCGACCGCTATGGCGACGGGCTGAACATCTATGACATCGACTTCGTCTATGAAGATGGCGTCGACCGCTATCCCGAAGGGGCGGGGCTGAAGGTGATCGATCACCTGACGCACAATGTCTATGGCGGGCGCATGGCGCATTGGGCGGCCTTTTACGAACGCATCGCGGGCTTCCGCGAAATCCGCTATTTCGACATCAAGGGCGAATATACCGGTCTGACCTCGAAGGCGATGACCGCCCCCGACGGCAAGATCCGCATTCCGCTGAACGAAGAAGGCGCGGGCGGTGGCGGCCAGATCGAGGAATATCTGCGCGCCTATAATGGCGAGGGCATCCAGCATATCGCCTTCAGCTGCGACGATCTCTACGCGTCGTGGGACAAGCTCAAGGCGCTCGGCAATCCCTTCGCGCCGTCGCCGCCCGCAACCTATTACGAGATGCTCGCCGACCGCTTGCCCGGCCATGGCGAGCCGGTTGATGACCTCAAATCGCGCGGTATCCTGCTCGACGGATCGACGACCGAGGGCGATCCCCGCCTGCTGCTCCAGATTTTCGGGCAGACCGTGATCGGCCCCGTTTTCTTCGAGTTCATCCAGCGCAAGAAGGATGAAGGCTTCGGCGAGGGCAATTTCACCGCGCTGTTCAAGTCGATGGAACTGGACCAGATCCGCCGCGGCGCGCTCAATGTCGAGGAGCCCGCCGAATGA
- a CDS encoding DHA2 family efflux MFS transporter permease subunit — MASAAASAASTPAGPQPLSGVKLLAAAFALALANFVVVLDSTIANVSVPHIAGGLAVSPTQGTWVITSYAVADAISVPLTGWLAARFGTVRWFIVSIVGFGIFSFLCGISRTLDALILFRVLQGLAGGPLMPLSQILLLRIFPKEKAGVGLAIWSMTTTTAPILGPILGGLISDNWSWPWIFFINLPVVAVCAFGVGSMLGAFETKKAKMRIDIVGLILLVLSVGSFQIMLDTGREHDWFGSAWIVMLAIVAAISFAAFLIWELTDANPVVNVRVFRFRGFSFATVAISLGFGAFFSQVVLTPLWLQQVAGYTATETGFIVAWIGCFAVLFSPLAAGLLTKIDVRITVCAGILWMALMSILRARWNTDVDYWSLALPHLLQGMGMPFFFVGLTALALSSVPAKDQTSAAGLMSFLRTLSGAIGTAIATTAWDDASRVSRAELVPALNGAAETMDKMQNAGLTTEQARAALDRIVDVQASTLGVLHIFLAAGTVFVIAAAAVWLIPRPKTISMGASH, encoded by the coding sequence ATGGCCAGCGCCGCCGCATCCGCTGCATCGACACCGGCCGGGCCGCAGCCGCTGAGCGGCGTCAAGCTGCTCGCCGCGGCCTTCGCGCTTGCGCTCGCCAATTTCGTCGTCGTGCTCGATTCGACGATCGCCAATGTGTCGGTTCCCCACATCGCGGGCGGCCTTGCCGTATCGCCGACCCAGGGAACCTGGGTGATCACCAGCTACGCCGTCGCCGACGCGATCAGCGTCCCGCTCACCGGCTGGCTCGCCGCGCGGTTCGGCACGGTGCGCTGGTTCATCGTGTCGATCGTCGGCTTCGGCATCTTCTCCTTCCTGTGCGGCATTTCGCGCACGCTCGACGCGCTGATCCTGTTCCGCGTCCTGCAGGGGCTCGCGGGCGGGCCGCTGATGCCGCTGTCGCAGATATTGCTGCTGCGCATCTTTCCGAAGGAAAAGGCCGGTGTCGGGCTCGCGATCTGGTCGATGACGACAACGACGGCCCCGATTCTGGGGCCGATTCTGGGCGGACTGATCAGCGACAATTGGAGCTGGCCCTGGATTTTCTTCATCAACCTGCCCGTCGTCGCGGTCTGTGCCTTCGGCGTCGGCAGCATGCTCGGCGCGTTCGAGACGAAGAAGGCGAAGATGCGGATCGACATCGTCGGCCTCATCCTGCTCGTCCTGTCGGTCGGGTCGTTCCAGATCATGCTCGACACCGGGCGCGAGCACGACTGGTTCGGATCGGCATGGATCGTCATGCTGGCGATCGTCGCCGCGATCAGCTTCGCCGCCTTTCTGATCTGGGAGCTGACCGACGCCAATCCGGTGGTCAATGTCCGGGTCTTCCGCTTTCGCGGCTTCAGCTTCGCGACCGTTGCCATTTCGCTAGGCTTCGGGGCCTTTTTCTCGCAGGTCGTGCTGACGCCGCTATGGTTGCAGCAGGTGGCGGGTTACACCGCGACCGAAACCGGCTTCATCGTCGCGTGGATCGGCTGTTTCGCGGTGCTCTTCTCGCCGTTGGCGGCGGGGCTGCTGACCAAGATCGACGTGCGGATCACCGTCTGCGCGGGCATCTTGTGGATGGCGCTGATGTCGATCCTGCGCGCGCGCTGGAATACCGACGTCGATTATTGGAGCCTCGCGTTGCCGCATCTGCTGCAGGGGATGGGCATGCCCTTCTTCTTCGTCGGGCTGACCGCGCTGGCGCTGAGCTCGGTACCGGCGAAGGATCAGACCTCGGCGGCCGGCCTGATGAGCTTCCTGCGCACGCTGAGCGGCGCGATCGGCACAGCCATCGCGACAACGGCGTGGGACGATGCAAGCCGCGTATCGCGCGCCGAACTGGTGCCCGCGCTCAACGGCGCGGCCGAGACGATGGACAAGATGCAGAATGCCGGGCTGACGACCGAACAGGCGCGCGCCGCGCTCGACCGGATCGTCGATGTCCAGGCCTCGACGCTCGGTGTGCTGCATATCTTCCTCGCAGCGGGGACGGTCTTCGTCATCGCAGCAGCGGCGGTGTGGCTGATCCCGCGGCCCAAGACGATCTCGATGGGCGCTTCGCACTAG